A genomic segment from Thermococcus sp. encodes:
- the scpB gene encoding SMC-Scp complex subunit ScpB gives MGLLEDKALVEAALFVAGRPLSVKELSRALGIKSLDYLEKLIELIAAEYAERKSAIEVVRVLGDKYVMQVKQEYSQRVIHLMPRPDLRTGELKTLALIAYLQPIEQSKIIKLRGSQAYEHIRKLTEMGLIYAEPYERTKLLGTTQKFAELYGFPQNDPAIIKDAFKKVVHAEYSDLIAKLEGKNSDDSKTEEESSGTE, from the coding sequence ATGGGACTGCTTGAGGACAAGGCCCTCGTCGAGGCGGCTCTTTTTGTTGCTGGAAGGCCACTCAGCGTAAAGGAGCTCTCAAGGGCCCTTGGAATAAAATCCCTTGATTACCTTGAAAAGCTAATCGAGCTCATAGCGGCGGAATACGCGGAGAGGAAGAGCGCGATTGAGGTTGTTAGAGTTCTTGGAGACAAATACGTCATGCAAGTCAAACAGGAGTACAGCCAGAGGGTAATTCACCTCATGCCGAGGCCGGACTTAAGGACAGGAGAACTGAAAACTCTCGCACTTATAGCTTATCTCCAGCCGATTGAACAGAGCAAGATAATAAAGCTCCGCGGGAGTCAGGCCTACGAGCACATAAGGAAGCTAACGGAGATGGGCCTAATCTACGCGGAACCCTACGAGAGAACGAAGCTTCTCGGGACGACTCAAAAGTTCGCCGAGCTCTACGGCTTCCCCCAGAATGACCCAGCTATAATCAAAGACGCCTTCAAGAAAGTTGTCCACGCCGAGTACAGCGACCTCATAGCGAAGCTTGAGGGTAAAAATAGTGATGACTCCAAAACTGAAGAAGAAAGTTCCGGGACTGAATAA
- a CDS encoding DUF835 domain-containing protein yields MDSLLVTGQTFSLSAKLIVAGFLIRAYKISKRRSALYLGIAWIVSALVVFMDFLGNEILIVTLYALFSSILFYGSLLFLIEEGQASLRMPWILSPPPLVGTLYGILLGTEWESRVGIPYGISAFYVFLAGSILALTEFEFPTARKAGIALALFGLHEMDYPVLRSVEWFAPFGFALGAVLTVLSAYFMAKMVLSESFIKKKPKIKVEPGIKIITSEDYKAVANSLKEYPVLAFLRKPVEFPSWTVYMITSISGEMKIHPTNLARISEIVSRYLQEANSSGITGVVILDGLEFLVTYNGLQPVLKFLATLRDMAFVNNALLVVVLDEGSWDERERAMLRRIFE; encoded by the coding sequence ATGGATAGCCTGTTAGTAACAGGACAAACATTTAGCCTCAGTGCGAAACTAATTGTTGCGGGTTTTCTAATAAGAGCATACAAAATTTCCAAGAGACGCTCTGCACTCTACCTTGGAATTGCTTGGATAGTATCTGCATTAGTTGTCTTTATGGATTTTCTCGGAAATGAAATCCTTATTGTTACTTTATACGCACTTTTTTCCTCAATTCTTTTCTATGGATCGCTTCTTTTTCTTATAGAAGAAGGTCAAGCTTCCCTTAGAATGCCCTGGATTCTATCTCCACCTCCACTAGTGGGAACGCTATATGGAATACTACTCGGCACCGAATGGGAATCAAGAGTAGGCATCCCCTACGGAATTTCAGCATTTTATGTATTTCTCGCTGGGAGTATTCTTGCATTAACTGAGTTTGAATTCCCAACGGCAAGAAAAGCTGGTATAGCACTCGCGCTCTTTGGTCTGCACGAGATGGATTATCCCGTTCTGAGAAGTGTGGAGTGGTTTGCTCCATTTGGATTTGCACTTGGAGCAGTTTTAACGGTCCTATCAGCTTACTTTATGGCCAAAATGGTGCTTTCAGAAAGTTTCATCAAGAAGAAACCCAAGATAAAAGTCGAACCAGGGATAAAAATTATCACAAGCGAAGATTATAAAGCCGTCGCTAACTCTCTAAAAGAATATCCCGTCCTAGCATTTTTGAGAAAACCTGTTGAGTTTCCATCTTGGACAGTTTACATGATAACTTCAATAAGCGGAGAAATGAAAATTCATCCTACGAACTTGGCTAGAATAAGCGAAATCGTAAGTAGATACCTCCAGGAGGCAAATTCAAGTGGAATCACCGGCGTTGTTATACTCGATGGCCTTGAGTTCCTAGTTACGTACAACGGCCTTCAGCCGGTTCTCAAGTTCCTGGCGACGCTCAGGGACATGGCATTCGTTAACAACGCCTTACTTGTGGTCGTTCTGGACGAGGGCTCCTGGGACGAGAGGGAACGTGCCATGCTGAGAAGAATCTTCGAGTGA